A stretch of DNA from Gemmatimonadota bacterium:
CCCTGACACAACTCAGCTATCATCGCTGCATTTTCGCCAAGCTGGTCATTGAACTTTTGATACATCCCCACCAGAAGAACATCATTAGATTTGATATTACTAAGGGTAAAAGCAAATTCCTCGCGGATCTGATTTTTGGAGTTAATAGCACGCCCAGCAGCGAGGACTTTGAAAGCAATACACGGCTTATCGGTACTGCGAATAATACCACACATGCGGTCGCGGTGTTCGCGGAGATAGATCTCACTCAAGGGTTGATGACCAAACTTTTGTTCAAATTCTTCGCGCGCGCCCTGCAAATAATACAATGCGGTCATGTAATAGTCGATATCCCAGTCCTCTTCTTCGGCAATCTCAATAATGCGCGGATTGTGCACCGACAACCCGACCATAACACCCGTGTCGCGAATGCGCTTGAGAATATCTCGAAGATAATCCAGGCGATTTTCCTGAAAGCATCGCCCGGCAACACCGCTTCCGTGGGGCGCCATGCCAATGGGATTGTGTTTGGCGGCTTCGTCGATCAGTGAGGGATCGTCATACCAGTGTCCCCCTCTGCTGAGACAAAAGTAATGAATTGTACCCCCCTCATCGCGATATCGCTGAAGATCGGCTACCGAGCGTTCGGTAAGCGTATTTTGCCAGGCATTAATACCCACCTCTTCTGCACGGCGCAAGGTCGCCATAACCTGATCGGATGTATTGGCTTCTTGCTGGTGTTGCGAAAGCAACTGATTAAAATGTGCATATCCATAGATCGGATTGTCGCCCATAATAAGACGGCTGATCTGATATTGTCCAAATTGAACGGTTGGAAGACTCATCGTATTTGCCTTTATTTTTTGTTTACTTGATCTCACCTCAATCAAACACCAACACTGTCCTCGCCACTTTCCCCTGAACCATATCCTCGAACGCCTCATTGATCTCATCCAGCGGGCGAAAGCGCGAGATCAACTCATCCAACTTAATCTTCCCCTGCCGATAGAGATCCAGAATCCACAAAAAATCAACGCGGGCGCGGGCAGCACCGTGCCACGACCCCATAATAGCGCGGTCGCGCAAAAGATCTGTACCATCGACAGATATATCCTCCCCAGTCGGCTGCACCCCCACCACAATAGCAGTTCCAGTCATCCGAACCGACGCGAACGCCTGCCGCACGAGCGCTGGAAACCCCACGACCTCAAACGCATAATCCGCCCCACCACCCGTAATCTCCATAATTCTCTGAACCGGATCCTCCCTATCCGCATTAACAAAATGCGTTGCGCCAAACTGCTCCGCCAACTCCAGCTTATACGGCACATTATCCACCGCAATAATCTTCCCTGCGGAAGCGAGAACACCCCCCTGAATAACATTGAGACCGACGCCTCCACAGCCGAACACAGCCATAGTCGCGCCCGCTTCGACCTTCGCGCGATTCACCACAGCGCCGATACCCGTAATCACCCCGCAACTGATCAGACACGCTATCCGAAGATCTGTATCATCCGGCACCTTCACACACGCATCCGCCAACACAACCGACTGCTCGGTATATGTGGGCCGCCCGTGGTAATAAACCGTCCCATTTTTGGAAATCCGACTCGGCACACCCCCTTGATGGGTTTCACAAAGCGCCGGGCTGCCCTCGCTGCAATTCCGGCAATAGCCACACATCGCATCGAGAGAGAGAACAATCTTGTCCCCAACCTGAACACTGGTCACTCCGGGACCGACCTCCCTGACAACACCCGCGCCCTCGTGCCCCATAACCAGAGGAAGTCCGCGAGGCTTTACATGCCCATCCACATAGTGATAATCGCTGTGACAAACGCCCGCGCCCACAATATCGAGAAGAACTTCTCCCTCATGTGGAGATTCGATATCCACATCTTCGACAGAAACACGGGTGTGAGGTTTGTGGAGAATAGCTGCTTTCATTTTTTAACTCCTATGGCTAAAATGCAAAAGGTCCCGCTCCAAAAGTGCCGCCCAGGCGAGCAACTCCTCATCTCGATGAAACGGAGCGATAAACTGAATCCCGAGGGGCATCCCCGAATCGGACGCGAGTCCTGCGGGCAAAGCGATCACCGGCATACCCGTATGCGTCCAGGGCAAATTCATACAGGGATCGCCCGTACTCGTCAGTCCTTTCAAAGCCGCGCCCGTCGCCGCCGGACAGGCGAGGAGATCAATCCCCCCTGCCTTCATCAAAGACTCGACCTCTTCGCGCAACTGTGTGCGCCCCACTCGACCCGCATCAATCTCGGATTGCGAAAGTGCGCGCCCCTCCTCGACCAGCGCACGCGTACCCGCATCATAAGTCGAGGCGTATTTGTCGAACCACGGCGCGTGAACCTCTGCCATCTCCCCCTTCATCATATTGCGATGCCGGTCATTGATATCGGCAATATCGTCGAGCATCCGCACCTCCACGACATTGTATCCTACCGTTCTAAGAGCCTGTATCTGCGCGTCAAAATCCGCCCGCGCCCGTGATTCTGTCTGATCCAAATAAGGACCCACAGGTATTCCCAATGTCGGCTTTTCCAACCTCGCAACAGAAGCGCGCCATCCACTACACAAAACCGCAGCCGCCATCTCCATACCCGCGACATCCTGTGTAAACATCCCAATCGTATCGACCGACGGAGAGCAATGAACGAATCCGGAAATATCGATACGCGCATAACTCGGCTTAAAACCGACAATCCCGCAAAACGCAGCCGGACGGATAACCGAACCAATAGTCTGCGAGCCGAGCGCCAGCGGACAATACCCCGCCGTCACCGCAGCCGCCGAACCACTACTCGATCCACCCGGTGTAAAACTCAGATTCCGGGGATTGCGCGTTACCCCCGGCTTGAAGCACGCAAACTCCGTCGTAACCGCTTTGCCAAGCACCAGCGCACCCGCCTCCCGTAGCGCCTTTAAGCACCCGCCTTCGGGACCCGTGAGAACCTCTGGCGGCACACCCGAACCTGCCCGCGTCTCAAACCCCTCAACGTG
This window harbors:
- a CDS encoding amidase; translation: MKNTQKTVAHPLAQTAAELRSGQRDLEAYVADCCKRIDEWDGDIRAMLPEANRLQRLLEDVAGLASGGEIPSLFGILVGVKDIFHVEGFETRAGSGVPPEVLTGPEGGCLKALREAGALVLGKAVTTEFACFKPGVTRNPRNLSFTPGGSSSGSAAAVTAGYCPLALGSQTIGSVIRPAAFCGIVGFKPSYARIDISGFVHCSPSVDTIGMFTQDVAGMEMAAAVLCSGWRASVARLEKPTLGIPVGPYLDQTESRARADFDAQIQALRTVGYNVVEVRMLDDIADINDRHRNMMKGEMAEVHAPWFDKYASTYDAGTRALVEEGRALSQSEIDAGRVGRTQLREEVESLMKAGGIDLLACPAATGAALKGLTSTGDPCMNLPWTHTGMPVIALPAGLASDSGMPLGIQFIAPFHRDEELLAWAALLERDLLHFSHRS
- a CDS encoding Zn-dependent alcohol dehydrogenase, with the translated sequence MKAAILHKPHTRVSVEDVDIESPHEGEVLLDIVGAGVCHSDYHYVDGHVKPRGLPLVMGHEGAGVVREVGPGVTSVQVGDKIVLSLDAMCGYCRNCSEGSPALCETHQGGVPSRISKNGTVYYHGRPTYTEQSVVLADACVKVPDDTDLRIACLISCGVITGIGAVVNRAKVEAGATMAVFGCGGVGLNVIQGGVLASAGKIIAVDNVPYKLELAEQFGATHFVNADREDPVQRIMEITGGGADYAFEVVGFPALVRQAFASVRMTGTAIVVGVQPTGEDISVDGTDLLRDRAIMGSWHGAARARVDFLWILDLYRQGKIKLDELISRFRPLDEINEAFEDMVQGKVARTVLVFD